Proteins found in one Amycolatopsis umgeniensis genomic segment:
- a CDS encoding GlsB/YeaQ/YmgE family stress response membrane protein, with protein sequence MLGGLWGIITTIVVGLILGVIGRMLASGDQKIPMWLTIVVGIIAAFIGNWLAGVFGVRDTPGIDWIRHAFQVGAAVVGVIAAAAVYAKVKGGGHRAVT encoded by the coding sequence ATGTTGGGTGGCCTTTGGGGCATCATCACCACGATCGTCGTCGGGCTGATCCTCGGCGTGATCGGCCGCATGCTCGCGTCCGGGGATCAGAAGATCCCGATGTGGCTGACGATCGTGGTCGGCATCATCGCCGCTTTCATCGGCAACTGGCTGGCCGGGGTGTTCGGTGTCCGCGACACCCCGGGCATCGACTGGATCCGGCACGCTTTCCAGGTCGGTGCGGCCGTCGTCGGCGTCATCGCCGCGGCCGCCGTCTACGCGAAGGTCAAGGGCGGCGGGCACCGAGCCGTCACCTGA
- a CDS encoding GNAT family N-acetyltransferase, producing the protein MEIREITADDWAQVWPIVREVVRAADTYTYDPDLTEETARGLWAETPPSRTVVAVEDGRVLGTAKMGPNREGPGSHVSTASFMVDKDVRGKGVGSALCAHVLDWAREQGFAGMQFNAVAESNVAGIRVYERLGFEIVGTVPGAFEHPALGRIGLHIMYCGF; encoded by the coding sequence ATGGAGATCCGGGAGATCACCGCGGACGACTGGGCGCAGGTCTGGCCGATCGTGCGCGAAGTGGTGCGGGCGGCGGACACGTACACCTACGACCCCGACCTCACCGAAGAAACCGCGCGAGGACTTTGGGCGGAGACGCCGCCGAGCCGGACGGTGGTCGCGGTCGAGGACGGCAGGGTGCTCGGCACGGCCAAGATGGGCCCGAACCGCGAAGGGCCCGGGTCGCATGTGTCGACGGCCAGTTTCATGGTCGACAAGGACGTTCGCGGCAAGGGCGTCGGCAGTGCGCTGTGCGCGCATGTCCTGGATTGGGCCAGGGAACAGGGTTTCGCGGGGATGCAGTTCAACGCGGTCGCCGAGTCGAACGTGGCCGGGATCCGGGTCTACGAACGGCTCGGGTTCGAGATCGTCGGAACGGTGCCGGGCGCGTTCGAACACCCGGCGCTGGGGCGCATCGGGCTGCACATCATGTACTGCGGCTTCTAG
- a CDS encoding GlsB/YeaQ/YmgE family stress response membrane protein has translation MTVTGIITAIVVGLILGVLGRFFAPGKQSIPIWLTIVVGIIAAFVGTAIARGLGYADTKGFDWLELITQIVIAGIGVTLAANLYGRRGVTR, from the coding sequence ATGACAGTCACCGGCATCATCACGGCGATCGTGGTCGGTCTGATCCTCGGGGTGCTCGGCAGGTTCTTCGCCCCCGGCAAGCAGTCCATCCCGATCTGGCTGACGATCGTGGTGGGCATCATCGCCGCCTTCGTCGGCACCGCGATCGCCCGTGGGCTCGGCTACGCGGACACCAAGGGCTTCGACTGGCTCGAACTCATCACCCAGATCGTCATCGCCGGCATCGGGGTCACGCTGGCCGCGAACCTCTACGGACGCCGGGGTGTCACCCGGTAA
- the mug gene encoding G/U mismatch-specific DNA glycosylase, with amino-acid sequence MRTKPTKEELAAAYGKTIDDVIAPDLDVLFCGINPGLYSGALGLHFARPGNRFWPALQRGGFTPRLLDPSEQDELLGLGLGITNVVARTTARADELTPDEFREGGRLLTARVAEYRPRWLAVVGITAFRTAFGLPKAKVGPQDGEIGDAKVWVLPNPSGLNAHWTPAALGDEFGRLRAEVHSE; translated from the coding sequence GTGAGGACGAAACCGACCAAGGAAGAGCTGGCCGCCGCGTACGGCAAGACCATCGACGACGTCATAGCGCCCGATCTGGACGTGCTGTTCTGCGGGATCAACCCCGGTCTCTACTCCGGCGCCCTCGGCCTGCACTTCGCCAGGCCGGGGAACCGGTTCTGGCCCGCTCTGCAGCGCGGCGGTTTCACCCCGCGCCTGCTCGACCCCAGCGAGCAGGACGAGCTGCTCGGGCTCGGCCTCGGCATCACCAACGTCGTCGCACGGACGACGGCACGGGCCGACGAGCTGACACCGGACGAATTCCGCGAGGGCGGGCGGCTCCTCACGGCACGGGTCGCCGAATATCGGCCACGCTGGCTCGCCGTGGTCGGGATCACCGCCTTCCGGACCGCGTTCGGCCTGCCGAAGGCGAAGGTCGGCCCACAGGACGGCGAGATCGGCGACGCGAAGGTCTGGGTCCTGCCGAATCCGAGCGGACTGAACGCGCATTGGACGCCCGCGGCGCTCGGGGACGAGTTCGGGCGCCTCCGCGCCGAAGTCCACTCTGAGTAG
- a CDS encoding GNAT family N-acetyltransferase, whose product MLLVRRLTPEDLDAFREIRLRALTDTPENYGAIAAAERAQSDEEWLERLAGDAWFAAFDDGRPVGLVAGRAREDGWILYSMWVAPDARGQGLGARLMGEVRSAAEEDGAQEVWLHVAEDNDRARRLYLRLGFIETGELEPMPNDVTRRRERLYLPVTAGSSK is encoded by the coding sequence ATGCTGCTCGTTCGACGGCTGACTCCCGAAGACCTCGACGCCTTCCGTGAGATCCGCTTGCGTGCCCTGACGGACACCCCCGAGAACTACGGCGCGATCGCCGCGGCCGAACGGGCGCAGTCCGATGAAGAGTGGCTCGAAAGGCTGGCCGGAGACGCCTGGTTCGCCGCCTTCGACGACGGCCGTCCGGTCGGCCTTGTCGCCGGGCGGGCGCGCGAAGACGGCTGGATCCTCTACTCGATGTGGGTCGCACCCGATGCCCGTGGCCAGGGGCTGGGCGCGAGGCTGATGGGTGAGGTGCGGTCGGCCGCCGAAGAGGACGGAGCACAGGAGGTGTGGCTGCACGTCGCGGAGGACAACGACCGGGCGCGACGGCTGTACCTGCGGCTCGGGTTCATCGAGACGGGCGAACTGGAGCCGATGCCGAACGACGTCACCCGTCGGCGCGAGCGTCTTTATTTACCTGTTACCGCCGGTAGCAGTAAATAG
- a CDS encoding alpha/beta fold hydrolase — protein sequence MDNVVFDRAGKGEPLVLIHGVGHRRQAWSPVLGQLTPHRDVITVDLPGFGESAPHSGGYGVEAAVEMFGKFFRELGLGKPHVAGNSLGGLLSLALGEAGLVRSMTALSPAGLWTPRQQRYALSMLRTHRLLAERIPEHTARRLAATPAGRSMLTGMIVGRPDRLTTQVVMEDIRALAGCPGFRPTLEQARGGFRFAGVVEDVPVTIAWAERDRILARPKAAELRRIAPKAELLVLPGCGHVPMNDEPELVARVLLNGSRDM from the coding sequence ATGGACAACGTCGTCTTCGACCGCGCGGGCAAGGGCGAGCCGCTGGTGCTGATCCACGGGGTCGGTCACCGGCGTCAGGCCTGGTCGCCCGTGCTCGGTCAGCTCACGCCGCACCGTGACGTCATCACCGTCGACCTGCCCGGCTTCGGCGAATCGGCACCGCACTCCGGTGGTTACGGCGTCGAAGCCGCTGTCGAGATGTTCGGGAAGTTCTTCCGAGAACTCGGCCTCGGCAAACCGCACGTCGCGGGCAACTCGCTCGGCGGGCTGCTCTCGCTCGCGCTCGGGGAAGCGGGTCTCGTCCGCAGCATGACGGCGTTGTCCCCGGCCGGGCTGTGGACGCCGCGGCAGCAGCGGTACGCGCTGAGCATGCTGCGCACCCACCGCCTGCTCGCCGAGCGGATCCCCGAGCACACCGCGCGGCGTCTCGCCGCGACACCGGCGGGCCGGTCGATGCTGACCGGCATGATCGTCGGCCGTCCGGACAGGCTCACCACGCAGGTCGTCATGGAGGACATCCGCGCGCTCGCCGGCTGCCCCGGCTTCCGGCCGACGCTGGAACAGGCCCGCGGCGGCTTCCGGTTCGCGGGCGTCGTCGAAGACGTCCCGGTGACCATCGCGTGGGCGGAACGCGACCGCATCCTCGCCCGCCCGAAGGCCGCTGAGCTGCGCCGGATCGCGCCGAAAGCGGAACTGCTGGTCCTTCCCGGCTGCGGGCACGTGCCGATGAACGACGAACCCGAGCTGGTGGCGCGGGTGCTTCTGAACGGTTCACGCGACATGTGA
- a CDS encoding response regulator transcription factor, giving the protein MTGRKTEGSVTRSIEPNRTQAGRPGGLPPGGRGLGVAAVDPIPIFCEGLSSLVHRTPGLQWLGHAASHHAALQLCEQLKPDVIVLDSALDPNCHLSRLLSNGDPALVIITLVRDTNRTQQYLAAAIAAGVHAIVPRATDGRHLTEAIRRAHSDRRYIDPTLAALTARPKRQPVMPKPGDAPKPATARGLMPLSRREYQVLQLVAEGLENSGIAKILFLSVETVRTHVKSILRKLSARDRTHAVTIAFRSGILVTHPDDAHSPADAQATPSIAPSPR; this is encoded by the coding sequence ATGACGGGCAGGAAAACGGAGGGGTCCGTGACGCGAAGCATCGAGCCGAACCGAACGCAGGCCGGGAGGCCTGGCGGACTGCCACCAGGCGGCCGAGGTCTTGGCGTGGCCGCCGTCGATCCGATCCCGATCTTCTGCGAGGGCCTGAGTTCACTGGTCCACCGCACGCCGGGCCTGCAGTGGCTCGGGCACGCGGCCAGTCATCACGCCGCGCTCCAGCTGTGCGAGCAGCTCAAACCGGACGTCATCGTGCTGGATTCGGCGCTCGACCCGAACTGCCACCTGTCCCGGCTGCTCAGCAACGGCGATCCGGCGCTGGTCATCATCACGCTGGTCCGGGACACCAACCGCACACAGCAGTACCTCGCCGCGGCCATCGCGGCCGGGGTGCACGCGATCGTGCCGCGGGCGACCGACGGACGGCATCTGACCGAGGCGATCCGGCGGGCGCACAGTGACCGCCGCTACATCGACCCGACGCTGGCCGCGCTGACGGCCCGGCCGAAACGTCAGCCCGTGATGCCGAAACCGGGCGACGCCCCCAAACCCGCGACCGCGCGCGGCCTGATGCCGCTTTCGCGGCGCGAGTACCAGGTCCTGCAACTGGTCGCCGAGGGACTGGAGAACTCCGGGATCGCGAAGATCCTGTTCCTGTCCGTGGAAACCGTGCGGACGCACGTCAAGAGCATCCTGCGCAAGCTCTCCGCCCGTGACCGGACGCACGCGGTGACCATCGCGTTCCGATCCGGCATCCTGGTGACACATCCGGACGACGCGCACAGCCCGGCGGACGCCCAGGCCACCCCGTCGATCGCGCCGTCACCCCGCTAA
- a CDS encoding bifunctional metallophosphatase/5'-nucleotidase, which yields MKLSTRLAVVAGAALTALATVAAPASAAPATTDVRIVTFNDLHGNLEPPSGSSGRVTLPGGATVNAGGAAYLATHLKRLRGEARNSVVLSAGDSIGASPVISALFHDEPTVELLNLLGVDASVVGNHEFDEGLKELRRIQNGGCHPTDGCQFRKSFKGANFPFLGSNVYYENGFPALLPFSIEFSGGVPIGVIGATLKDLPQVVTPEAIKGLKFGDEVQAIDRTAKLLDLFGVKAQVVLLHQGDNSETAGPDECKVKPGAATAIAQKVSSKVDAIFTGHSHQQYNCVINDPEGKPRPVIQGASFGRLLSVVDLKIDRRTRDVVRGEAKAHNEIVTRDVTPDADVQKLIDEAKVKAAPIANKAVGTITADLVAKGAPSGESPLGDVIADAQLEATQSNGAQIAMTNPGGIRTDFTYASSSAGEGDGVVTYGEAFAVQPFANIMQTITLTGANLKTVLEQQWQANGIVRTLQISKSLKYSFSASAPAGSRISDLTLNGTPIDPAASYRVSVNNFLAAGGDGFTEFTKGTDLSGGPVDLDALIAYFAAHPNVAPPAADRIIALP from the coding sequence ATGAAGCTCTCTACCAGGCTGGCCGTCGTCGCCGGTGCCGCGCTGACCGCGCTGGCCACCGTCGCCGCGCCCGCGTCCGCCGCACCGGCCACCACCGACGTCCGGATCGTCACGTTCAACGATCTGCACGGCAACCTCGAACCGCCGTCCGGCTCCAGCGGCCGCGTCACGCTGCCCGGTGGCGCGACGGTCAACGCGGGCGGTGCCGCCTACCTCGCGACGCACCTGAAGCGGCTTCGCGGCGAAGCGCGCAACTCCGTCGTGCTTTCGGCCGGTGACAGCATCGGCGCGTCGCCGGTGATCTCGGCGTTGTTCCACGACGAGCCGACCGTCGAGCTGCTGAACCTGCTCGGCGTCGACGCGTCCGTGGTGGGCAACCACGAATTCGACGAGGGCCTCAAGGAACTCCGCCGGATCCAGAACGGCGGCTGCCATCCGACCGACGGCTGCCAGTTCCGGAAGTCCTTCAAGGGCGCGAACTTCCCGTTCCTCGGGTCCAACGTGTACTACGAGAACGGCTTCCCGGCGTTGCTGCCGTTCAGCATCGAGTTCTCCGGTGGCGTCCCGATCGGCGTCATCGGCGCGACGCTGAAGGATCTGCCGCAGGTCGTCACCCCGGAGGCGATCAAGGGCCTCAAGTTCGGCGACGAGGTCCAGGCGATCGACCGCACCGCCAAGCTGCTCGATCTCTTCGGTGTCAAGGCACAGGTCGTGCTGTTGCACCAGGGTGACAACTCCGAGACCGCCGGGCCCGACGAGTGCAAGGTCAAGCCGGGCGCCGCGACGGCCATCGCGCAGAAGGTTTCGTCCAAAGTGGACGCGATCTTCACCGGGCACAGCCACCAGCAGTACAACTGCGTGATCAACGACCCCGAAGGCAAGCCGCGCCCGGTGATCCAGGGCGCGTCGTTCGGACGGCTCCTGTCCGTCGTCGACCTGAAGATCGACCGCCGGACCCGCGACGTCGTGCGTGGCGAGGCCAAGGCGCACAACGAGATCGTCACTCGCGACGTCACGCCGGACGCCGACGTGCAGAAGCTGATCGACGAGGCCAAGGTCAAGGCCGCGCCGATCGCGAACAAGGCCGTCGGCACCATCACCGCGGACCTGGTCGCCAAGGGCGCGCCCTCCGGTGAGTCGCCGCTGGGCGACGTCATCGCCGACGCCCAGCTCGAGGCCACGCAGTCGAACGGCGCGCAGATCGCCATGACGAACCCGGGCGGTATCCGCACGGACTTCACCTACGCGTCCTCGTCCGCGGGTGAAGGCGACGGTGTGGTGACCTACGGCGAGGCGTTCGCCGTGCAGCCGTTCGCGAACATCATGCAGACGATCACGCTCACCGGGGCGAATCTGAAGACCGTGCTCGAGCAGCAGTGGCAGGCGAACGGGATCGTGCGGACGCTGCAGATCTCGAAGTCGCTGAAGTACTCGTTCTCGGCTTCGGCGCCCGCCGGTTCGCGGATCTCGGACCTGACGCTCAACGGCACGCCGATCGACCCGGCGGCGTCGTACCGCGTTTCGGTGAACAACTTCCTCGCCGCCGGTGGGGACGGCTTCACCGAGTTCACGAAGGGGACCGATCTGTCAGGTGGCCCGGTGGACCTGGACGCGCTGATCGCGTACTTCGCGGCGCACCCGAACGTCGCGCCGCCCGCCGCGGACCGGATCATCGCCCTGCCGTAG
- a CDS encoding DUF3892 domain-containing protein, whose protein sequence is MTEYEIVCTVQTGCTAGGHILAVGRGDDLVRVDDVYASMDDGDRYFTDADGRKAYVRKWACSCGVGTLKSEADATLRNNLDSLPLVG, encoded by the coding sequence ATGACCGAGTACGAGATCGTCTGCACCGTTCAGACCGGTTGCACCGCCGGCGGCCACATCCTGGCCGTCGGCCGCGGCGACGACTTGGTGCGGGTCGACGACGTCTACGCGTCGATGGACGACGGCGACCGGTACTTCACCGACGCCGACGGCCGCAAAGCCTATGTACGCAAATGGGCTTGCTCCTGCGGAGTCGGCACGCTGAAGTCCGAGGCCGACGCGACCTTGCGGAACAACCTGGACAGTTTGCCGCTCGTCGGCTAA
- a CDS encoding DUF4279 domain-containing protein, protein MKVHQYCYFALKSETVSAGEITARLGMEPDEALVLGSRSVEHRLPRMHTWKVTHRGPGPVDDQIESVIGRLAPVRPGIRRLVDEGVSAVLQVVRYFHHRDGGEEFGWHLSPAVIAFLTEAAAALDVDEYDLSE, encoded by the coding sequence ATGAAGGTCCACCAGTACTGCTACTTCGCCTTGAAGAGCGAAACCGTGTCCGCCGGGGAGATCACCGCGCGGCTCGGCATGGAGCCCGACGAGGCTCTGGTACTGGGTTCGCGGTCCGTCGAGCATCGGTTGCCGCGGATGCACACCTGGAAGGTGACGCATCGCGGTCCCGGCCCCGTCGACGACCAGATCGAGAGCGTGATCGGCAGGCTCGCCCCGGTCCGGCCGGGAATCCGGAGGCTGGTGGACGAGGGCGTGAGCGCGGTACTGCAAGTGGTGCGCTACTTCCACCACCGGGACGGCGGCGAGGAATTCGGCTGGCACCTCTCACCCGCCGTGATCGCGTTCCTCACCGAAGCCGCCGCCGCGCTGGACGTCGACGAGTACGACCTCAGCGAATGA
- a CDS encoding MmcQ/YjbR family DNA-binding protein — MTTWEEVVDLAAKLPEVEESTSYRTPSLKVAGKNFARLRTEAEGGLMLLCEHAEKEALLASGDPAYFTTPHYDGYGAILVDLEKVEKAQLRELIEEAWRMKAPARLTRGLDD; from the coding sequence ATGACGACCTGGGAAGAAGTCGTGGACCTGGCGGCCAAGCTGCCGGAGGTCGAGGAATCCACTTCGTACCGCACACCGTCGCTCAAGGTCGCGGGCAAGAACTTCGCCCGGCTGCGCACCGAGGCCGAGGGCGGGCTGATGCTTCTGTGCGAGCACGCGGAGAAGGAGGCCCTGCTGGCTTCCGGCGACCCCGCGTACTTCACCACTCCGCACTACGACGGCTACGGCGCGATCCTCGTCGACCTGGAGAAGGTCGAGAAGGCGCAGTTGCGTGAGCTCATCGAAGAGGCCTGGCGGATGAAGGCACCCGCCAGGCTCACGAGAGGTCTGGACGACTAG
- a CDS encoding acyl-CoA dehydrogenase, with the protein MGHYKSNVRDLEFNLFEVLGVQDRLGKGVLAESDEETARGVLTELNKLASGPLADSYADADRNPPVYDPKTFSVKIPESFKKSYQALMDGEWWRLGLPNELGGFGLPPTVQWAAAELILGANAPLFMYMAGPSFAGIVDKNGTEEQKHWAQLMIDRAWGATMVLTEPDAGSDVGAGRTRALPQEDGSWHIDGVKRFITSGEHDMSENIMHLVLARPEGAGIETKAGTKGLSLFLVPKFHFDGKTGELGERNGAFVTGVEHKMGIKASTTCELTFGQHGTPAKGWLLGEVHDGIAQMFQVIEYARMMVGTKAIATLSTGYLNALEYAKERVQGADLPNMLNKAAPRVTITHHPDVRRSLMLQKAYAEGLRSVYLYTATFQDQVWTGEGDEASQKIAHGVNDLLLPIVKGVGSERATEQLVQSLQTLGGSGFLQDYPVEQYIRDAKIDSLYEGTTAIQSLDFFFRKIVRDKGASLAYVAGEITKTIESEIGNGRLKNERGLLKQALEDTQGMLGSLIGYLTSSQEDPQNINKVGQHTVRLLMSVGDLLIGWRLIKHAEVAIGKLDAGASAKDTPFYEGKIAVASFFAKSVLPELTSRRAIVEAADNSLMDISEAAF; encoded by the coding sequence ATGGGCCACTACAAGAGCAACGTCCGAGACCTGGAGTTCAACCTCTTCGAGGTACTCGGCGTACAGGACCGACTCGGCAAGGGCGTCCTCGCGGAATCCGACGAGGAGACCGCGCGCGGCGTGCTGACCGAGCTGAACAAGCTCGCTTCCGGTCCCCTCGCCGACTCGTACGCCGACGCGGACCGCAACCCGCCGGTGTACGACCCGAAGACCTTCTCGGTGAAGATCCCCGAGTCGTTCAAGAAGAGCTACCAGGCGCTGATGGACGGCGAATGGTGGCGGCTGGGCCTGCCGAACGAGCTGGGCGGCTTCGGCCTGCCCCCGACCGTGCAGTGGGCCGCGGCCGAGCTGATCCTCGGCGCCAACGCGCCGCTGTTCATGTACATGGCGGGCCCGAGCTTCGCCGGGATCGTCGACAAGAACGGCACCGAAGAGCAGAAGCACTGGGCGCAGCTGATGATCGACCGCGCCTGGGGCGCGACGATGGTGCTCACCGAGCCCGACGCCGGTTCCGACGTCGGCGCGGGCCGCACCAGGGCCCTCCCGCAGGAGGACGGCTCGTGGCACATCGACGGCGTGAAGCGGTTCATCACGTCCGGTGAGCACGACATGAGCGAAAACATCATGCACCTCGTGCTGGCCCGCCCCGAGGGCGCCGGCATCGAGACCAAGGCCGGTACCAAGGGACTTTCGCTCTTCCTCGTGCCGAAGTTCCACTTCGACGGCAAGACCGGTGAGCTGGGCGAGCGCAACGGCGCCTTCGTCACCGGTGTCGAGCACAAGATGGGCATCAAGGCCTCGACCACCTGCGAGCTGACCTTCGGCCAGCACGGCACCCCCGCCAAGGGCTGGCTGCTCGGCGAGGTGCACGACGGCATCGCGCAGATGTTCCAGGTCATCGAATACGCCCGCATGATGGTCGGCACCAAGGCCATCGCGACGCTGTCGACCGGTTACCTCAACGCGCTCGAGTACGCCAAGGAGCGCGTCCAGGGCGCCGACCTGCCGAACATGCTGAACAAGGCGGCGCCGCGCGTCACCATCACCCACCACCCGGACGTCCGCCGCTCGCTGATGCTGCAGAAGGCGTACGCCGAGGGCCTGCGTTCGGTGTACCTCTACACCGCGACGTTCCAGGACCAGGTGTGGACCGGCGAGGGCGACGAGGCGTCGCAGAAGATCGCGCACGGCGTCAACGACCTGCTGCTGCCGATCGTCAAGGGTGTCGGTTCGGAGCGCGCGACCGAGCAGCTCGTGCAGTCGCTGCAGACCCTCGGTGGGTCGGGCTTCCTGCAGGACTACCCGGTCGAGCAGTACATCCGTGACGCGAAGATCGACTCGCTGTACGAAGGCACCACGGCCATCCAGTCGCTGGACTTCTTCTTCCGCAAGATCGTCCGTGACAAGGGCGCTTCGCTGGCGTACGTCGCCGGGGAGATCACGAAGACCATCGAGTCGGAGATCGGCAACGGGCGGCTCAAGAACGAGCGCGGGCTGCTCAAGCAGGCGCTCGAGGACACCCAGGGCATGCTCGGCTCGCTGATCGGCTACCTGACCTCGTCGCAGGAAGACCCGCAGAACATCAACAAGGTCGGCCAGCACACGGTCCGCCTGCTGATGTCGGTCGGCGACCTGCTCATCGGCTGGCGGCTCATCAAGCACGCCGAGGTCGCCATCGGCAAGCTCGACGCGGGCGCGTCGGCGAAGGACACCCCGTTCTACGAGGGCAAGATCGCCGTGGCGTCGTTCTTCGCGAAGAGCGTGCTGCCGGAGCTGACGTCGCGCCGCGCGATCGTCGAGGCCGCGGACAACAGCCTCATGGACATCTCGGAAGCCGCGTTCTAA
- a CDS encoding GNAT family N-acetyltransferase, with product MLTGELIRLRPLEPEDADTLWRWNNDPDVMRWMMADHPESLAQIRERYTHLKPNSFERASFAIESLAVGTLIGTCTLRDATPEQGRAELDIYLGEKDHWGGGYGTDAMRTLCRYGFDMMRLHMIALWVVVGNEAAIHIYKKLGFQIDGRHRQSFRGPDGQWHDEYLMSMLEGELR from the coding sequence ATGCTGACCGGTGAACTGATCCGTCTGCGGCCGCTGGAGCCCGAGGACGCGGACACGCTGTGGCGCTGGAACAACGACCCGGACGTCATGCGCTGGATGATGGCGGACCACCCTGAATCGCTCGCGCAGATCCGCGAGCGCTATACCCACCTCAAGCCCAACAGCTTCGAGCGCGCGAGCTTCGCGATCGAGAGCCTCGCCGTCGGCACGCTGATCGGCACCTGCACCCTGCGCGACGCCACCCCGGAACAGGGCCGCGCCGAACTCGACATCTATCTCGGCGAGAAGGACCACTGGGGCGGCGGCTACGGCACCGACGCCATGCGCACGCTTTGCCGCTACGGCTTCGACATGATGCGGCTGCACATGATCGCGCTGTGGGTCGTGGTCGGCAACGAGGCCGCGATCCACATCTACAAGAAGCTCGGGTTCCAGATCGACGGCAGGCATCGGCAGTCGTTCCGCGGCCCGGACGGCCAGTGGCACGACGAGTACCTGATGAGCATGCTCGAGGGGGAACTCCGCTAG
- a CDS encoding pyridoxamine 5'-phosphate oxidase family protein → MKRDQSLIERLARERNAWLCTLRPDGSPHVTPVWFVYLDDVFWIGSGARNVKVRNVGNDPRVSLALEDGDAPVVAEGLARVHRGTLPEGVLDALAAKYDGWAAGEEIEPFGARVLIEVPVKRWLLQGVAQ, encoded by the coding sequence GTGAAACGTGATCAATCGCTTATCGAACGTCTCGCGCGGGAGCGCAACGCCTGGTTGTGCACGCTCCGCCCGGACGGTTCGCCGCACGTCACGCCGGTGTGGTTCGTATATCTCGACGACGTCTTCTGGATCGGCAGCGGCGCGCGGAACGTGAAGGTGCGCAACGTCGGCAACGATCCGCGCGTCAGTCTCGCGCTCGAAGACGGCGACGCTCCCGTGGTCGCCGAGGGTCTGGCGCGCGTCCATCGAGGGACGCTGCCCGAAGGCGTTCTCGACGCGCTGGCGGCGAAGTACGACGGTTGGGCGGCCGGCGAGGAGATCGAACCGTTCGGCGCCAGAGTCCTCATAGAAGTCCCCGTAAAGCGGTGGCTGCTCCAGGGTGTCGCCCAATAG
- a CDS encoding VanZ family protein encodes MTNAQVTALQYGLVGFFALWATVLIPQLIVLHARHGRVRLRPVLTMAAVLLYATMTLAVTFLPLPGPGVKRLSQTVQLHPFQWITDIHTELLKHGLPTADWFTTQTFQQATMNVLLFVPLGFFARTLWKRGLIGTTLIGLAASLLIEITQLTANFGTAPYVYRIFDVDDLLNNTGGAMLGWIAGALLLSLVRKPVPSTIGTQPLRRERIDLAQVR; translated from the coding sequence ATGACGAACGCACAGGTCACCGCCCTGCAGTACGGCTTGGTCGGCTTCTTCGCGCTCTGGGCGACGGTGCTGATCCCGCAGCTGATCGTCCTGCACGCGCGGCACGGCCGGGTGCGTCTTCGTCCCGTCCTGACCATGGCCGCCGTGCTGCTCTACGCCACGATGACCCTGGCGGTGACCTTCCTGCCGCTGCCCGGACCCGGCGTCAAACGGCTGAGCCAGACCGTGCAACTGCACCCGTTCCAATGGATCACCGACATCCACACCGAACTGCTCAAGCATGGGCTGCCGACGGCCGACTGGTTCACCACCCAGACCTTCCAGCAGGCCACCATGAACGTGCTGCTGTTCGTCCCGCTCGGTTTCTTCGCCAGGACGCTGTGGAAGCGCGGCCTCATCGGCACGACACTGATCGGCCTCGCCGCTTCGCTGCTGATCGAGATCACGCAGCTGACCGCGAACTTCGGCACCGCGCCCTACGTCTACCGGATCTTCGACGTCGACGACCTGCTCAACAACACGGGTGGCGCGATGCTCGGCTGGATCGCCGGAGCGCTGCTGCTCAGCCTCGTGCGGAAGCCCGTTCCTTCAACGATCGGCACGCAGCCGCTGCGCCGCGAGCGGATCGATCTCGCCCAGGTCCGCTAG